From Rutidosis leptorrhynchoides isolate AG116_Rl617_1_P2 chromosome 3, CSIRO_AGI_Rlap_v1, whole genome shotgun sequence, a single genomic window includes:
- the LOC139898497 gene encoding xylulose 5-phosphate/phosphate translocator, chloroplastic: MMLLNLLPSSSVTLSKPHHKYLTNSPNLVSRTSFSHQIRVKDSIFNKINNQPSSQICKSSNFFKTPYGFGDFGAKPTTSLIAKSASETGQDLTPDGEVEKKSNKTLQLAIVFGFWYFQNIVFNIYNKKALNIFPYPWLLASFQLFVGSVWMLVLWATKLQPCPKIDKSFIIALLGPALFHTIGHISACVSFSKVAVSFTHVIKSAEPVFSVVFSSALGDTYPISVWLSILPIVMGCSLAAVTEVSFNLGGLWGAMISNVGFVLRNIYSKKSLQNFKQVNGLNLYGWITILSFFYLFPVAIFVEGSQWVPGYHKAIASIGNPSTFYLWVMISGVFYHLYNQSSYQALDDISPLTFSVGNTMKRVVVIVSTVLVFRNPVRPLNALGSAIAIFGTFLYSQASSKKKAAVEKKD; this comes from the coding sequence ATGATGTTGTTGAATCTGCTTCCTTCATCATCTGTCACTTTGTCAAAACCCCATCATAAGTATCTAACGAACAGCCCTAATCTTGTTTCAAGAACTTCATTTTCTCATCAAATTAGGGTTAAagattcaatctttaacaaaatcaACAACCAACCCAGTTCTCAGATCTGTAAATCAAGCAACTTTTTCAAGACCCCATATGGTTTTGGGGATTTTGGGGCTAAACCCACCACTTCACTGATTGCTAAATCAGCATCTGAAACTGGTCAAGATTTAACCCCAGATGGTGAAGTTGAAAAAAAGTCAAACAAGACTCTGCAACTTGCTATTGTTTTTGGGTTTTGGTATTTTCAAAATATTGTTTTCAATATTTACAATAAGAAAGCTTTAAATATATTCCCATATCCATGGCTTCTTGCTTCATTTCAGCTGTTTGTTGGCTCTGTATGGATGTTGGTTCTCTGGGCTACAAAGCTTCAACCTTGCCCTAAAATTGATAAGTCTTTTATTATTGCTTTATTAGGCCCTGCACTATTTCACACAATTGGTCATATTTCTGCTTGTGTTTCATTCTCTAAAGTTGCTGTTTCATTCACTCATGTTATCAAATCAGCAGAGCCTGTTTTCTCTGTTGTATTCTCATCTGCTTTAGGTGATACTTACCCTATATCTGTTTGGCTATCAATTTTACCAATTGTTATGGGGTGTTCTTTAGCTGCTGTTACTGAAGTTTCCTTTAATCTTGGTGGATTATGGGGTGCTATGATTAGTAACGTTGGATTCGTGTTAAGAAACATTTACTCAAAAAAGAGTTTACAAAACTTTAAGCAAGTGAATGGTCTAAAtttgtatggttggattacgatTCTCTCGTTCTTTTATCTGTTTCCTGTTGCTATTTTTGTTGAAGGGTCTCAATGGGTTCCTGGTTACCATAAAGCGATTGCGAGTATTGGTAATCCGTCGACTTTTTATCTGTGGGTGATGATTTCTGGGGTGTTTTATCATCTTTATAATCAATCATCTTATCAAGCACTTGATGATATTAGCCCATTGACTTTTTCGGTTGGTAATACAATGAAACGGGTTGTTGTGATCGTTTCTACTGTTTTGGTTTTTAGAAATCCTGTTAGGCCTTTGAATGCACTTGGATCAGCCATTGCTATTTTTGGAACGTTTTTGTATTCACAGGCGTCATCGAAGAAGAAAGCTGCAGTCGAAAAGAAGGATTGA